The Oncorhynchus nerka isolate Pitt River linkage group LG12, Oner_Uvic_2.0, whole genome shotgun sequence genome contains the following window.
gggaataatatagttaacatgataacagggctgtcgggggaataatatagttaacagggacagggctgtcggggaataatatagttaacatgggacagggctgtcgggggaataatatagttaacagggacagggctgtcgggggaataatatagttaacatgataacagggctgtcgggggaataatatagttaacagggacagggctgtcggaggaataatatagttaacagggacagggctgtcgggggaataatatagttaacagggacagggctgtcgggggaataatatagttaacatgataacagggctgtcgggggaataatatagttaacagggacagggctgtcgggggaataatatagttaacatgataacagggctgtcggggaataatatagttaacagggacagggctgtcgggggaataatatagttaacagggacagggctgtcgggggaataatatagttaacagggacagggctgtcgggggaataatatagttaacagaataatatagttaacatgataacagggctgtcggggaataatatagttaacagggacagggctgtcgggggaataatatagttaacagggacagggctgtcgggggaataatatagttaacatgataacagggctgtcgggggaataatatagttaacagggacagggctgtcggaggaataatatagttaacagggacagggctgtcggggaataatatagttaacagggacagggctgtcgggggaataatatagttaacagggacagggctgtcgggggaataatatagttaacatgataacagggctgtcgggggaataatatagttaacagggacagggctgtcagggctggggaataatatagttaacagggacagggctgtcgggggaataatatagttaacagggacagggctgtcgggggaataatatagttaacacgataacagggctgtcgggggaataatatagttaacagggacagggctgtcgggggaataatatagttaacagggacagggctgtcggaggaataatatagttaacagggacagggctgtcgggggaataatatagttaacagggacagggctgtcgggggaataatatagttaacagggacagggctgtcgggggaataatatagttaacagggacagggctgtcggggaataatatagttaacatgataacagggctgtcgggggaataatatagttaacagggacagggctgtcgggggaataatatagttaacagggacagggctgtcgggggaataatatagttaacatgataacagggctgtcgggggaataatatagttaacagggacagggctgtcgggggaataatatagttaacatgataacagggctgtcggggaataatatagttaacagggacagggctgtcggggaataatatagttaacatgataacagggctgtcggggaataatatagttaacagggacagggctgtcgggggaataatatagttaacatgataacagggctgtcgggggaataatatagttaacagggacagggctgtcgggggaataatatagttaacatgataacagggctgtcgggggaataatatagttaacatgataacagggctgtcgggggaataatatagttaacagggacagggctgtcggaggaataatatagttaacagggacagggctgtcgggggaataatatagttaacatgataacagggctgtcgggggaataatatagttaacatgataacagggctgtcgggggaataatatagttaacagggacagggctgtcgggggaataatatagttaacatgataacagggctgtcgggggaataatatagttaacagggacagggctgtcgggggaataatatagttaacatgataacagggctgtcgggggaataatatagttaacagggacagggctgtcgggggaataatatagttaacatgataacagggctgtcggggaataatatagttaacagggacagggctgtcgggggaataatatagttaacatgataacagggctgtcgggggaataatatagttaacatgataacagggctgtcgggggaataatatagttaacagggacagggctgtcggaggaataatatagttaacagggacagggctgtcgggggaataatatagttaacatgataacagggctgtcgggggaataatatagttaacagggacagggctgtcggggaataatatagttaacatgataacagggctgtcgggggaataatatagttaacagggacagggctgtcggggaataatatagttaacagggacagggctgtcggggaataatatagttaacagggacagggctgtcgggggaataatatagttaacatgataacagggctgtcggggaataatatagttaacatgataacagggctgtcgggggaataatatagttaacagggacagggctgtcgggggaataatatagttaacagggacagggctgtcggaggaataatatagttaacagggacagggctgtcgggggaataatatagttaacagggacagggctgtcggggaataatatagttaacatgataacagggctgtcggggaataatatagttaacagggacagggctgtcggaggaataatatagttaacatgataacagggctgtcggggaataatatagttaacagggacagggctgtcgggggaataatatagttaacagggacagggctgtcgggggaataatatagttaacagggacagggctgtcgggggaataatatagttaacatgataacagggctgtcgggggaataatatagttaacagggacagggctgtcgggggaataatatagttaacagggacagggctgtcgggggaataatatagttaacagggacagggctgtcgggggaataatatagttaacatgataacggggctgtcgggggaataatatagttaacagggacagggctgtcggaggaataatatagttaacagggacagggctgtcgggggaataatatagttaacagggacagggctgtcgggggaataatatagttaacatgataacagggctgtcgggggaataatatagttaacacgATAACAGTTAATATAATAATAGCTAATATAATCATAATAgccactggtcaccatagcaacacccacccgtagcacgcgctccatcaggtatatttcactggtcaccatagcaacacccacccgtagcacgcgctccatcaggtatatttcactggtcaccatagcaacacccacccgtagcacgcgctccatcaggtatatttcactggtcaccatagcaacacccacccgtagcacgcgctccatcaggtatatttcactggtcaccatagcaacacccacccgtagcacgcgctccagcaggtatatttcactggtcaccatagcaacacccacccgtagcatgccctccagcaggtatatttcactggtcaccatagcaacacgcGCTCCAGTCTCAAAACTGAACAAAGAACAagatttgttttgtgtttgtaCCTCCAGATACCAGGCGAAGACACTGGTCCTTTGTCATGTTGGGTTTGTAGTTGGAGTCCATGTAACCATAGATATAGGTGGATCCTGACCCTCCAACTGATACAGGCTGTCTGACCAGCATACCTCCTACTGGGACAGTGTACAcctggtggggggggggtcataaACCAATTAATCAATTAAACTACTCAGTCTGTGAATCAGGATTCGTAAGATACTGATTGAAATGAAACAGGCCCAGCTAAAATAGTCAAGAAGGTTTATTCACGGGAACGTTCTGGTCTGTTGAACAAAACAATTCATTTTATACTGActtctcatgcacacacacacattcacacaaacatacacacacacattcacacaaacatacgcacacacattcacacaaacatacattcacacaaacatacacacacacattcacacaaacatacacacacacattcacacaaacattcacacacacattcacacaaacatacattcacacgcacacacacattcacacacattcacactaacatacgcacacactaacatacgcacacactaacatacgcacacacattcatacaaacacactaacatacgcacacacattcacactcacacactaacatacgcacacacattcacacactaacatacgcacacacattcacacaaacatacgcacaccATGTCCTGCTACCCAGCCGACAAAGATTAGGGGATTCCGTGAGACTTACTCCCTCTTCAAATAAATTCCATCAACAGGGAGAAAAGcggaaagagagtgtgtgtgtgtgtgtgtgttagggtccGACTGATACAGGCTGTCTGACCAGCATACCTATATCTCCTACTGGacaagaggaaagagggagagaaggacagagtaaGTACTGAGTAGTGTCTGGTAGTGGAGAGAGTAAGTACTGAGTAGTGTCTTATAGGGGAGAGAGTAAGTACTGAGTAGTGTCTGAtagtggagagagaaggacagagtaaGTACTGAGTAGTGTCTGATAGGGGAGAGAGTAAGTACTGAGTAGTGTCTGATAGGGGAGAGAGTAAGTACTGAGTAGTGTCTGATAGGGGAGAGAGTAAGTACTGAGTAGTGTCTGATattggagagagaaggacagagtaaGTACTGAGTAGTATCTGATAGTGGAGAGAGTATGTACTGAGTAGTGTCTGGTAGTGGAGAGAGTAAGTACTGAGTAGTGTCTGGTAGTGGAGAGAGTAAGTACTGAGTAGTGTCTGGTAGTGGAGAGAGTAAGTACTGAGTAGTGTCTTATAGGGGAGAGAGTAAGTACTGAGTAGTGTCTTATAGGGGAGAGAGTAAGTACTGAGTAGTGTCTGATAGTGGAGAGAGTAAGTACTGAGTAGTGTCTGATAGGGGAGAGAGTAAGTACTGAGTAGTGTCTGATAGGGGAGAGAGTAAGTACTGAGTAGTGTCTTATAGTGGACAGAGTAAGTACTGAGTAGTGTCTGATAGTGGAGAGAGTAAGTACTGAGTAGTGTCTTATAGTGGACAGAGTAAGTACTGAGTAGTGTCTAATAGGGGAGAGAGTAAGTACTGAGTAGTGTCTGAtagtggagagagaaggacagagtaaGTACTGAGTAGTGTCTGAtagtggagagagaaggacagagtaaGTACTGAGTAGTGTCTGATAGTGGAGAGAGTAAGTACTGAGTAGTGTCTAATAGGGGAGAGAGTAAGTACTGAGTAGTGTCTGATAGTGGAGAGAGTAAGTACTGAGTAGTGTCTGAtagtggagagagaaggacagagtagTGTCTAATAGGGGAGAGAGTAAGTATTGAGTAGTGTCTGGTAGTGGAGAGAGTAAGTATTGAGTAGTGTCTGATAGTGGAGAGAGTAAGTACTGAGTAGTGTCTAATAGGGGAGAGAGTAAGTATTGAGTAGTGTCTGATAGTGGACAGAGTATGTACTGAGTAGTGTCTtatagtggggagagagaaggacagagtaaGTACTGAGTAGTGTCtgataggggagagagaaggacagagtaaGTACTGAGTAGTGTCTGAtagtggagagagaaggacagagtaaGTACTGAGTAGTGTCtgataggggagagagaaggacagagtgaGTACTGAGTAGTGTCTGAtagtggagagagaaggacagagtaaGTACTGAGTAGTGTCTGAtagtggagagagaaggacagagtacgtactgagtagtggagagaggaggacagagtaaGTACTGAGTAGTGTCTGATAGGGGAGAGTCTAACCTGTCCTCCCAGTCTCTTGTCCCTGATAGGGGAGAGTCTAACCTGTCCTCCCCGTCTCTTGTCCCTGATAGGGGAGAGTCTAACCTGTCCTCCCAGTCTCTTGTCCCTGATAGGGGAGAGTCTAACCTGTCCTCCCAGTCTCTTGTCCCTGATAGGGGAGAGTCTAACCTGTCCTCCCCGTCTCTTGTCCCTGATAGGGGAGAGTCTAACCTGTCCTCCCAGTCTCTTGTCCCTGATAGGGGAGAGTCTAACCTGTCCTCCCCGTCTTTTGTCCCTGATAGGGGAGAGTCTAACCTGTCCTCCCCGTCTCTTGTCCCTGATAGGGGAGAGTCTAACCTGTCCTCCCCGTCTCTTGTCCCTGATAGGGGAGAGTCTAACCTGTCCTCCCCGTCTCTTGTCCCTGATAGGGGAGAGTCTAACCTGTCCTCCCCGTCTCTTGTCCCTGATAGGGGAGAGTCTAACCTGTCCTCCCAGTCTCTTGTCCCTGATAGGGGAGAGTCTAACCTGTCCTCCCCGTCTCTTGTCCCTGATAGGGGAGAGTCTAACCTGTCCTCCCCGTCTCTTGTCCCTGATAGGGGAGAGTCTAACCTGTCCTCCCAGTCTCTTGTCCCTGATAGGGGAGAGTCTAACCTGTCCTCCCCGTCTCTTGTCCCTGATAGGGGAGAGTCTAACCTGTCCTCCCCGTCTCTTGTCCCTGATAGGGGAGAGTCTAACCTGTCCTCCCAGTCTCTTGTCCCTGATAGGGGAGAGTCTAACCTGTCCTCCCCGTCTCTTGTCCCATCCCGCCACGATGATCCCGGCCATCAGCTCCTCTCTGTACCTATAGCAGGACGCCTTAAATAGATTGGCAGCTGTCTGGACCAATGGGGCTTCATCCAGCTCAAtactggggaagagagggaggaagtatttttacagtagtgtggatacagtagaggacagtgtgtACCTAACATACTGTTGTATTTTTACAGTAGTGtggatacagtagaggacagtgtgtACCTAACATACTGTTGTATTTTTACAGTAGTGtggatacagtagaggacagtatgtACCTAACATACTGTTGTATTTTTACAGTAGTGTGgatgcagtagaggacagtgtgtACCTAACATACTGTTGTATTTTTACAGTAGTGtggatacagtagaggacagtgtgtACCTAACATACTGTTGTAttttacagtagaggacagtatgtACCTAACATACTGTTGTAttttacagtagaggacagtatgtACCTAACATACTGTTGTATTTTTACAGTAGTGTGgatgcagtagaggacagtgtgtACCTAACATACTGTTGTATTTTTACAGTAGTGTGgatgcagtagaggacagtgtgtACCTAACATACTGTTGTAttttacagtagaggacagtgtgtACCTAACATACTGTTGTATTTTTACAGTAGTGtggatacagtagaggacagtgtgtACCTAACATACTGTTGTATTTTTACAGTAGTGtggatacagtagaggacagtgtgtACCTAACATACTGTTGTATTTTTACAGTAGTGtggatacagtagaggacagtgtgtACCTAACATACTGTTGTATTTTTACAGTAGTGtggatacagtagaggacagtatgtACCTAACATACTGTTGTATTTTTACAGTAGTGtggatacagtagaggacagtatgtACCTAACATACTGTTGTAttttacagtagaggacagtatgtACCTAACATACTGTTGTAttttacagtagaggacagtatgtACCTAACATACTGTTGTAttttacagtagaggacagtatgtACCTAACATACTGTTGTATTTTTACAGTAGTGtggatacagtagaggacagtgtgtACCTAACATACTGTTGTATTTTTACAGTAGTGTGgatgcagtagaggacagtatgTACCTAACATACTGTTGTAttttacagtagaggacagtatgtACCTAACATACTGTTGTAttttacagtagaggacagtatgtACCTAACATACTGTTGTATTTTTACAGTAGTGTGgatgcagtagaggacagtatgTACCTAACATACTGTTGTAttttacagtagaggacagtatgtACCTAACATACTGTTGTATTTTTACAGTAGTGTGgatgcagtagaggacagtgtgtACCTAACATACTGATTCCACTTGTACTATGACTGATAAGGCTGTGATACGTGGTTGAACTGTAAATATAGTCTACCTGTGGAACCCCAgctggtaggtaacaacatcagcTATAGCCTGAGTATCGGCAGCAGAACCAGACCGACAGCAGAAGATTCTGTCATGAATAGGAGTCAACTTGTCTGTCACGCGGTTGGCTATGTAGGCcctagagacagagaaacagagagagacagagagacagagagagagagagacagagagacagagagagagagagacagagagtcagagagacagagagagagagagagtcagagagacagagagagacagagagagagagacagagagagagacagacagagagagagacagacagagagagagacagagagagacggttAGATACACACACTAGGGCTGAATGATTGTATAGTTGTGTAACCAACCATTATGAACAATCAGGTGAAAATAATCATGACAATGGTCTTAACACATTGACTTTAGGTGGGGGAGGTAGTAGTTTATCCAATAGTAGTTTATTATTTTGACATGAAGTGGATAAAGTTGGTCATTTTACGAGCAGAACTGTTGGGTGGAGAAGCTTCATTTCCAAAAGTCCAAACCATTTGTTTTCGAGACAGGGGTTTCATCACTAGGTATGACAGTCTTTTCTTTATGCATTACACGCTCATCAACAAAAATGACAACTATCACAATAGTAGGAAATGAATTGTTAGCCAAAATACCATAATGGTCAAAacccataacacacacagacatctcagtgagtgagtgagtgagtgagacagtagagagagagagagagaagagagacagtagagagagagagagagaagagagacagtagagagagagagagagagagagagagagagagagagacagagagagaggagagagacagagagagagagagagaggagagagagagagacacagacagacagacagacacagagagacagacacagagagacagaaagagggagggagagagagagagagagagacaatcatAATGGTCACATCCCTAACCGACTTCACAGCTCGCGTCACGTGCGCCAACCAGCGTCTGCGTTgtcaagggctaaaatagaaatcagttctatttctgacgcagatcacactgccagtcctgcctctcccatcacctcattggtttataggacCAGgtaccatctcctcattggtttataggacCAGgtaccatctcctcattggtttataggacCAGGTACCATcttctcattggtttatagaagcaggtacccacgtgccatctcctcattggtttataggaccaggtacccacgtgccatctcctcattggttatacccacgtgggtgactgaaagacgaacgaggtcagtggtggtaatgcaccaaaatttatgaaagttgccaattgcAATATTAAGTCAagagaaaaagcctggaaggaggagagatgactagaaacgattcggttgaccgttttatgtgtggattaattgtcggagtagaaaGCCTTTGTGCATTTTAGGTAAAATAACaaatcaatgtttatatcccgggactaattagctagctagctctctctcgctTGCAAGTTGCAAGCTACCTAGCTAAATTactataaatgtttaatgcttttcaacatgtccccaaatgaatatcattggttcagagtttgtttagatattttaacctgcgtgtcgtggtcgtgtttggtgtggggggacaaaatacattttgggttccggtttgggttccgtgttacagACAACTCACCCAGTAGTAGTACGGGAGTCTGCACCAATCACCACACCTCCATCATACTCCACTGCCATAATggtggtctgagagagacagagagagagagagagagacagaaagagagagacagaaagagagagacagagagagagacagagagagaaagagagagagaaagagagagagagagagacagaaagagagagagagagagagagacagacagaaagagagagagagagagacagaaagagagagagagagagacagaaagagagagagagagagagacagaaagagagagagagagagagacagaaagagagagagagagagagagagaaagagagagagaaagagagagagagagagagagacagaaagagagagagagacagaaagagagagagagagagagagagagacagaaaagagagagagagagagagagagagagaaagagagagagagagagacagaaagagagagagagagacagaaagagagagagagagagagagagagagagagagagagacagaaagagagagagagagagagagagagacagaaagagagagacagaaagagagagacagagagagagacagagagagagagacagacagaaagagagagagagagagagagagagacagaagagagagagagagagagagagagagagagagagagagagacagaaagagagagagagagagaaagagagagagaaagagagagagaaagagagagagagagagagagagagagagagagagagagagagagagaaagagagagagagagagacagaaagagagagagagagacagaaagagagagagagagacagaaagagagagagagagacagaaagagagagagagagacagaaagagagagagagagagagagagagagacagaaagagagagacagaaagagagagacagagagagagacagagagagagagacagacagaaagagagagagagagagagagagagacagaaagagagagagagagagagagacagagagagaaagagagagagaaaaagagagagacagaaagagagagagagacagaagagagagagagagagagagagagagagagagacagagagagagacagagagagacagagagagagacagggagagagagagacagaaagagagagagagagagacagaagagagagagacagagagacagacagagagacagaaagagagagagagagagacagagagagagacaggagagagagagacagagagagaagagagagagagagagagagagagacagggagagagagagagaaagagacagacagaaagagacagacagggagagagagagacagatagagaaagagagagaaagagagagagagagagacagagagagaaagagagagaaagcgagacagagagagaaagagagagaaagagagagagagagagagagaaagagagagagagagagagagagagagaaagagagagagagagagagagagaaagagagagagacagagagagagacagagagagagacagagagagagagacagggagagagagagacagagagagaaagagagagagagagacagagagagacacagagagagagacacagagagagagacagagacagagagagagagacagagacagagagacagagagagagagagagacagagagacagaaagagagagaaagagagagagagagacagagagagacagagagagacagagagagagagagagagagagagagaaagagagagacagagagagagacagaaagagagagacagaaagagagagacagagagagagacagaaagagagagacagagagagagacagaaagagagagacagagagagagagacagaaagagagagacagaaagagagagacagaaagagagagacagaaagagagagacagagagagagagacagagagagagagacagagagagagagacagagagagagagacagagagagagagacagaaagagagagagacagaaagagagacagagagagagacagagagagagacagagagagagacagagagagagacagagagagacagagagacagagacagaaagagagagacagagagacagagagacatgtaaacatagggttatatagggttaacatatataatatatagggttatatagggttagttaacatatagaatatatagggttatatagggttaacatataatatatagggttatatagataacatataatatatagggttatatagggttaacatatagaatatatagggttatatagggttagttaacatatagaatatatagggttatatagggttaacatataatatatagggttatatagggttagttaacatatagaatatatagggttatatagggttaacat
Protein-coding sequences here:
- the psmb6 gene encoding proteasome subunit beta type-6; the encoded protein is MAAATAMRFGQLSSGSDMAPDWTTKEVSTGTTIMAVEYDGGVVIGADSRTTTGAYIANRVTDKLTPIHDRIFCCRSGSAADTQAIADVVTYQLGFHSIELDEAPLVQTAANLFKASCYRYREELMAGIIVAGWDKRRGGQVYTVPVGGMLVRQPVSVGGSGSTYIYGYMDSNYKPNMTKDQCLRLVSGALSLAMERDGSSGGVVRLAAISETGVDRQVILGNQLPKWSTA